TACGTAATTTGGGTCTACGGGGACGAGACCAAGCCGATCTACATGAGAAGCCCCGTCCACAGGTATTTAATCGACCGACTGATCAGGGGCGCCGACCGAATCATCTCCGTCAGCCCCGTGATCACGGAGGAGTTTTTAGACTACGGTGTGTCGGCAGAGAAGATCGTAGAGATAATCCCTGGGGTGGATACCGAGACCTTCTCCCCCGGGGAGCCGCCGATGGAGATGATGGAGAGGTACGGGGTTAAGGGGAAGACTGTGCTTATGACCGTGGCCCGCCTGACGCCGAGGAAGGGTCAGGACACGGTGATCTCGGCCCTCCCCGGTATTTTAAAGAAGCACCCCGACGTAGTCTATCTAATCGTCGGGGACGGGCCCTACCGAAGGTCCCTTGAAAAGCTCTCCGTGGACAAGGGCGTTTATGACAGCGTGATATTTGCGGGGAGGGTTGTGGATTCAGAGCTGCCGGATCACTACAGGCTCTCCGACATCTACGTGATGCCGAACAGGGAGGTGAAGGATTCCACCGACTCGATCGAGGGATTCGGGATATCGTTCATCGAGGCGGGGGCGTCGGCAAAGCCGGTGGTGGGTGGGAGGAGCGGCGGGGCGGTGTTCGCCGTCGAGGACGGCGGGAGCGGGATACTCGTCGACCCGGAAGACGCCGGGGGGCTAACTGATGCGGTAATCGGGCTTATCGATGATCCAAGGAGGGCCGAGGATATGGGGAGGCGGGGTCTTGAGAGGGCGCGCACGTTCGACTGGAGGCTGAGAGCCGAGGAGATCTCCGAACTTCACCGGGAGTATGAGGAGTCGAGGAAGTGATCTCGCTGGATTTTCAATACTTTTCCGCGCACCTTTTGAGGTCTACGGTCGAATCGATTTTTAATCATCGGTTTAAAATGATATAATACTTGTCATAATGACTTTAGATGTTCCAAAAGTTTCGGTGGTGATCCCGACTATCGGTAGGGGAGAGCTTCTGATCGGCACCGTAAGCCGTCTCCTATCGAGCGGCTGCGGCGACTGCGAGATTATAGTGGTCGACCAGACCCCCGATCCGGACGACTCCGTAATCGAGTTTGTCGAGGCGAATCGGGACAAAATCATCTACGTCAAGATCGACGAGCCGGGGCTTACAAACGCCAGAAACGTTGGGATAAAGAGGGCGAGGGGGGATGTCGTGGTCTTTTTGGACGACGATGTAGTCCCGGACAACCGGCTTGTCTCCGCCCATGTGGCGGCCTACGAAGGCGAGGGCGTGGATAACGTGGGGGGGGTCGCAGGAAGGATTCTGCCGCCGGGGGAGCCGCCATCCGAAGTGGAGAAAAACCCGGAGAGGATCGCGAAGATCAGACTCTTCGGCCTTTTGATCCGCGAGAACTTCGATTCCGACGTCCCAACGATCGCCCATCACGCCAGGGGGTGCAACATGTCGTTTCTTAAGAAAGCCCTTGTAGAGGCGGGGGGATTTGACGTGGGCTTCGGGGGGACGGCCCACCTGGAGGACGCGGATATGTCCTTGAGGATTCGGAGGCTGGGGTACGGGATGCTGTTTTGCCCTCATGCCTCCCTGGTCCACCTGCTGGAGCCTGTGGGAGGGTGCAGGCCCAAGGACACGAGGGATTGGTTCTTCTGGTACGGGCACAACCTGTGCCGCTTCTACAGGAAGAACTTTCCGGCGTATGTCTTTCCCCTTCAATGCCTCCACTTCGTTTTGAGGCTTCCCATCCAGGCGGTGAAGAGGGGAAACTTGAAGATAATTTTGTGGGGGATCTCCGGCTTTACGAAGTCCCTTTTCGAGGAAATTTGAGATTTGTTTGTTTGATATTCGATTGGATTTGACGGGAGCCTTCAGGGGGTGGGTATTTCAAGCTTGATTTCAAGGATATTTCTGAGGTTTCGGGGGGACGTGGGAAAAGACATCTCCAGCGGCCCCCTCTCCGATAGGATAAGGGAGTGCGCGGCAGGGCTCGCCCGCGGGAAATCGTGCGACGTCGCCTTAGAGGTCGGGGTGGGGGAGGGGCTTCTGGCAAAGTCGGTAATCGACGGGGGTTCCGTAAGGACGCTGGTCGGGGTGGATGTCCTCAAGCAGCAGCTTATCGAGGCGGGATTGAGGATAAGGGGCGACAATCCCTCAAAAGACGGCGGGATTTTTTCCGGGAGGCTCAAGGTTGTAGTGGCGAGGGGGGAGACGCTGCCATTCAAAGAAGGGGCCTTCAACCTTGCGATTACCGTAAACACCCTCCACAACCAGCCGTCCTGGGACGAGGCCTCTGTCATTTTGGGGGCGGTCTGCAATGTTGTCCGTTTTGGGGGTAGCGTCATCTTTGATATAAGGAATCGCAGGGACCCGTTGATCTATACGGCCTACAGGTTTTCCACGATCATCGATCCCTCGACAAGAAGGCTCCCCGTAAACGCATATTCCATATCCAGGGTCAAGGGGAGGCTTACGGAGCTCGGATTTGACGTGGTAAAGAAGGTCCCGATTAGGTACAGGTTCTGGCCGATTCCGAGCGGTTTTTTGATAGAGGCGGTTAGGATCAAGAAATGAGAAGAGCGCCCACAAACTCCTTTTACAACAGCCAGGGGGGACTCCTGCGCTCTGCGCTCTCTCTTGGAGGGGAAAAAGACATTTCCGCCTTCGAGGAGGCCTTCGCCGATTACATCGGGGTGAGGCGGGCCTTTTTGGTGGGTTCGGGAACCTCCGCCCTCTATATCATCTTAAAGGCGTTGAAAAACCTCTATCGAGGAAGCGAGGTCGTCCTCCCCGCCTATACCGTTCCCACGCTGACGTTGGCGATAGAGAGGGCCGGATTGAAGACGAGGCTTTCCGATATTGACATAAAGACCTTCAACCTTGACCCGAAGCGCCTTGGTGATGTAACATCTGGCGACACCCTTTCCGTGGTGCCCGTACATATGTTCGGATTTCCGATGGATCTCTCGGAAATAAAAAGGCAGGCCGAGAGGGAGGGATTTTGCGTGATCGAGGACTGCGCCCAGGCACCAGGGGCCGAGCTGTTCGGGAAGAGGGTTGGCGGGGGGAGCGGCGTTGGATTCTTTTCCATGTGCAAGGGTAAGATCATCTCGACCTTCAGGGGAGGCGTCATAACGGCGAGCGATCCTGATATCGCACGGGAAATCGGGAGGGAGATCGAATCCCTGCCGACACCGGGCGTCTTATTCAACCCGATGCTCTTTGTCACGCTCTTTCTAATGCACTACGCCACGAATCCCGCGATATACGGCCCTCTCTTCAGGCTGATAGAGCCCTTCAAGTCCACTGTGGTGCACGAGCACTTCGAGCCGACTCTTGCGACATCCTTTGTTGCGAGGCTTGGGAAAATCCAGATCGAGGCGATCGGCGGCCAAATAGAGCGGAGGGTCGAAAACGGAAAAGCCCTTTACAGCGCCTTGAAAGGGATCGAGGGGATAACGCTTCCCGCGATCGTTGACGGGGCATCCCCAGCCTACAATCACCTCCCGGTGATGATAGAGGAAAAAGATAAGATTGACCACATAGCCCGGCTCCTCTTCAAAAGGGGGATAGATACCGCCCGGATGTACGGGCGGCCGATTCATAAAATATACGACCTCGGGTATTCCGCTTCCCACGATCCCTTCCCCGAAGCGACGAGGCTATCCGAGCGCCTTCTTGTGCTGCCGGTTCATCCGGGGGTGACGGGGAGGGATTTGGAAATCGTAATAAAAACCTTCAGGGAGATATTTGTTTAAAGCCATGCCGATATCCAAAGGTAAGAAAGTAAAAACGAGAAAGAGGTTTTATCTCACAATCCTTCTTGTTGCGGTGGTTTTAGGGCTCTTGATACCCATTATATGCGAGAAGCTCTCAAGCGTGGGAGAGCCGGACTACTATTACCCCCACGATGTCGACCGGGAGGATTACCTTAAAGAGAAGAAGCAAGAGGTAAAATGATCCCGATAAGAAACATCGGAAGGGCGCTCAAAAAGGCTAAGGAATTTCCGGGATATGCCCTGAAGGCCCTCATTCAAAGGTCCCGCTCCGGCCTCAGCTACTTCCTCTTTCGGGGAAGGAGCGCCCCGCCGGAGACTGTCTCCCTTCTCTTGACCTACAGGTGCAACCTCCGCTGCAAGATGTGCGGCCAGTGGGGAGAGACCGGCTCATCGAAGTTTTATACGCCAGAGGTCTTGAGGGAGGAGCTTGACGTTAAAGAGGTGGGCGTGCTCGTCGATCATCTCAAGCGGGCATACGCATTTCCTCCGGCGATCACTCTTTTCGGCGGGGAGCCGCTTCTCTACAGTGGGATTATCGAGGTCATCGAGCGGATAAAGAAAAACGGGATGCGGTTGAACATCATCACTAATGCGACGCTCCTTAAAAAATACGCAAAAGACCTCGTGCGCGCAAAACTGGACGAGATCATTTTTTCCCTTGACGGCCCCCCCGATGTGCACGACATGGTTAGGGGGAGGAAGGGGGTCTTCGATGACGCGAAGGAGGGATTTTTGATCCTGGACGAGGAGAAGAGGCGCCTCAAGACGACACGTCCCGTGGTCAACGTAAACAGCACGATCTTCGACTTCAACTACCTCGCAATCCCAGAGACCGTTAAGAGTGCCCGCTCCCTCGGGGCGAGGGAGGTGACCTTTCACCACCTCATATTTATAGACGGCGGAAGGCTCAAAAGCCACAACATGGAGATGAGGGAGCAGTACGGCTGCGAGAGTCACGACTGGGCGGGCTTCGTACTGGGCAGGCTTCCGGCCATAGACACGAAACTGCTCAGGGAAAAGCTAAATGAGGCTAAGTCGATGGGGGCGACGGTCTACCCGAACCTGACCGACGACGAGATCGAGGTCTACTACACGAACTTCACCTTCTCCCCGAGGAGCTACTCGGGGAGGTGCAAGAGCCCGTGGATGGTGGCCTACATCTTCCCGGACGGCACCGTGCGGCCGTGTCTCTCCCTGGGGGTTAAGATCGGAAACATCAGGGAGCGCCCCTTCGCCGAGATCTGGAACGACCACCTCTACAGGCGCTTCAGGAGACGCGTAAAGGAGAGGGGGCGGTTTGACGTGTGCGATCGATGCACGGAGCTGTATCGATTTTAGTTGATACAAATTCGGGCTGTGCAGAATTGGAGGAACGGACGGCAATGGGGGGAATAGTCAATGAGAACGGGGGAAGGATAAAGGTTCTTCACGTAATCACGCGTATGGAGGAGGGGGGCGCGCCGAGGGCGCTACTCTCGCTCCTTGACGGGATTGACGGCCGGGAGTTCGATCAGTCCCTTGCGGCGGCGGCGGGCCCTATGGGAAGCGACCTGCTGGGCTGCGGGAGGGCCCTCGGGATCGACGTTTGCGAAATCAGGACGTTTACGAGGGAGGTAAGCCCGGTCAAGGACGTCCTGAGTCTCCTCTCGCTGGTTGCTTTGATGAGGAAAAACAGGTATGATATTATACATACGCATACATCGAAGGCGGGCTTCTTGGGGAGGCTGGCGGGGAGGCTTGCCGGCCACCGGAGGGTGATATACTCCCCCCACGGGAACATCTTTACCGGCTACTTCCCCCGGTGGGAGGCCGAGTTCTACACGTTGATGGAGAGGATTGCGGCCGGATGGTGTCAGAGGATCGTTACCCTCTCGGATGCGGGGAGGCGCGAGTTTCTCGAGAGAGGCATAGGCACCGAAGACAGATACAGGACGATATATAACGGCATCGACTTGGAGGCCTTTGGGAGCGCGGCGGACCGAAGGGGGGTTCGCAATGAGCTCGGATTTGGGGATAAAGACCTTGTAATTGTCTGCGTGGGGAGGATGGTGCCGATCAAGGGTTACGACACCGTCGTCAAGGCGTCCCAAAAGATCATCTCCGGCATGGCCCCGAGGGCGGTTCGCTTCCTGATGGTGGGGGAGGGGCCGCTGAAGGTGGAGTTAACGGAAAAGGCAAGGGCGCTGGAAGTCGGGGGAAATTTTACGTTTCCGGGCTTTCGCGACGACGTTTCCCGGCTCCTCTCCGCCAGCGACCTTATGGTAATGCCATCGCTCAACGAGGGGCTGGGGATGAGCATAGTGGAGGCGATGGCCCTCTCTCTTCCGGTGGTGGCTTCCCGCGTGGGGGGGATAGTGGAAGTGGTCGAAGACGGCGTTACCGGGATGCTCGTCCCCCCATCGAGCCCCGTTGATCTGGCCAAGGCCTGTGTCGGTATCCTCCGGGATAAGGAGAGGGCGGAAAGGATGGGAAGAGCCGGGAGGGTCAGGGCGGAGTCGCTCTTCGACATCAAGAGCATGGTCAAGAACACCGAGGCCCTCTACAGGGAGTTGATGGAGGAAGGATAAATTGAGATTGATAAAATCGGGATATGACAGAGGCGGGGGAAGGGGAAGGGGTATCGTCGAGGGGGTCGAATGATAGTCGCCATTCACCAGCCGCAGTATCTGCCCTGGCTCGGGTACTTCGACAAGATCGACAGGGCCGACGCCTTTGTATTTCTCGATACTGTACAGTTCAAGAAGAACGAGTTTCAAAACAGGAACAG
The nucleotide sequence above comes from Candidatus Zymogenus saltonus. Encoded proteins:
- a CDS encoding glycosyltransferase family 2 protein, coding for MTLDVPKVSVVIPTIGRGELLIGTVSRLLSSGCGDCEIIVVDQTPDPDDSVIEFVEANRDKIIYVKIDEPGLTNARNVGIKRARGDVVVFLDDDVVPDNRLVSAHVAAYEGEGVDNVGGVAGRILPPGEPPSEVEKNPERIAKIRLFGLLIRENFDSDVPTIAHHARGCNMSFLKKALVEAGGFDVGFGGTAHLEDADMSLRIRRLGYGMLFCPHASLVHLLEPVGGCRPKDTRDWFFWYGHNLCRFYRKNFPAYVFPLQCLHFVLRLPIQAVKRGNLKIILWGISGFTKSLFEEI
- a CDS encoding class I SAM-dependent methyltransferase yields the protein MISRIFLRFRGDVGKDISSGPLSDRIRECAAGLARGKSCDVALEVGVGEGLLAKSVIDGGSVRTLVGVDVLKQQLIEAGLRIRGDNPSKDGGIFSGRLKVVVARGETLPFKEGAFNLAITVNTLHNQPSWDEASVILGAVCNVVRFGGSVIFDIRNRRDPLIYTAYRFSTIIDPSTRRLPVNAYSISRVKGRLTELGFDVVKKVPIRYRFWPIPSGFLIEAVRIKK
- a CDS encoding glycosyltransferase family 4 protein, translated to MGGIVNENGGRIKVLHVITRMEEGGAPRALLSLLDGIDGREFDQSLAAAAGPMGSDLLGCGRALGIDVCEIRTFTREVSPVKDVLSLLSLVALMRKNRYDIIHTHTSKAGFLGRLAGRLAGHRRVIYSPHGNIFTGYFPRWEAEFYTLMERIAAGWCQRIVTLSDAGRREFLERGIGTEDRYRTIYNGIDLEAFGSAADRRGVRNELGFGDKDLVIVCVGRMVPIKGYDTVVKASQKIISGMAPRAVRFLMVGEGPLKVELTEKARALEVGGNFTFPGFRDDVSRLLSASDLMVMPSLNEGLGMSIVEAMALSLPVVASRVGGIVEVVEDGVTGMLVPPSSPVDLAKACVGILRDKERAERMGRAGRVRAESLFDIKSMVKNTEALYRELMEEG
- a CDS encoding DegT/DnrJ/EryC1/StrS family aminotransferase; amino-acid sequence: MRRAPTNSFYNSQGGLLRSALSLGGEKDISAFEEAFADYIGVRRAFLVGSGTSALYIILKALKNLYRGSEVVLPAYTVPTLTLAIERAGLKTRLSDIDIKTFNLDPKRLGDVTSGDTLSVVPVHMFGFPMDLSEIKRQAEREGFCVIEDCAQAPGAELFGKRVGGGSGVGFFSMCKGKIISTFRGGVITASDPDIAREIGREIESLPTPGVLFNPMLFVTLFLMHYATNPAIYGPLFRLIEPFKSTVVHEHFEPTLATSFVARLGKIQIEAIGGQIERRVENGKALYSALKGIEGITLPAIVDGASPAYNHLPVMIEEKDKIDHIARLLFKRGIDTARMYGRPIHKIYDLGYSASHDPFPEATRLSERLLVLPVHPGVTGRDLEIVIKTFREIFV
- a CDS encoding radical SAM protein yields the protein MIPIRNIGRALKKAKEFPGYALKALIQRSRSGLSYFLFRGRSAPPETVSLLLTYRCNLRCKMCGQWGETGSSKFYTPEVLREELDVKEVGVLVDHLKRAYAFPPAITLFGGEPLLYSGIIEVIERIKKNGMRLNIITNATLLKKYAKDLVRAKLDEIIFSLDGPPDVHDMVRGRKGVFDDAKEGFLILDEEKRRLKTTRPVVNVNSTIFDFNYLAIPETVKSARSLGAREVTFHHLIFIDGGRLKSHNMEMREQYGCESHDWAGFVLGRLPAIDTKLLREKLNEAKSMGATVYPNLTDDEIEVYYTNFTFSPRSYSGRCKSPWMVAYIFPDGTVRPCLSLGVKIGNIRERPFAEIWNDHLYRRFRRRVKERGRFDVCDRCTELYRF
- a CDS encoding glycosyltransferase family 4 protein is translated as MKTILLTNDYPPTISGISTLFYRIWLFLPDGEDLILAPGVEGGRDFDEESGRGAIRYPAIPVNSLFIKAVNFAIQFFYALRLALRHRVRLIHAGQILNGGAIGYVLKKIFGIPYVIWVYGDETKPIYMRSPVHRYLIDRLIRGADRIISVSPVITEEFLDYGVSAEKIVEIIPGVDTETFSPGEPPMEMMERYGVKGKTVLMTVARLTPRKGQDTVISALPGILKKHPDVVYLIVGDGPYRRSLEKLSVDKGVYDSVIFAGRVVDSELPDHYRLSDIYVMPNREVKDSTDSIEGFGISFIEAGASAKPVVGGRSGGAVFAVEDGGSGILVDPEDAGGLTDAVIGLIDDPRRAEDMGRRGLERARTFDWRLRAEEISELHREYEESRK